Proteins from a single region of Streptomyces sp. HUAS 15-9:
- a CDS encoding MlaE family ABC transporter permease: MRVSPTGALRQSGNLFAMALDVVRTLPRRPFQAREFIQQAWFVASVTILPTALVSIPFGAVIALQIGSLTRQLGAQSFSGAASVLAVLREASPIVTALLIAGAGGTAICADLGARKIREEIDAMQVLGIDPIHRLVVPRVLASMVVAVLLNGLVSVVGVAGGYFFNVVLQNGTPGAYLASFTTLAQLSDLWAAEIKALVFGAIAAIVASYKGLTAKGGPKGVGDAVNQSVVITFMLLFVTNFVITAVYFQVVPQRG, encoded by the coding sequence ATGAGAGTGTCACCGACCGGGGCGCTCAGACAGTCCGGGAACCTCTTCGCGATGGCCCTGGACGTCGTCCGGACCCTGCCCCGACGGCCGTTCCAGGCAAGGGAGTTCATCCAGCAGGCCTGGTTCGTCGCGAGCGTCACCATTCTGCCGACGGCCCTCGTGTCCATCCCGTTCGGAGCGGTCATCGCGCTGCAGATCGGCAGCCTGACCCGGCAGCTGGGCGCCCAGTCCTTCTCCGGGGCCGCCTCGGTGCTGGCGGTGCTGCGGGAAGCCTCGCCGATCGTGACCGCGCTGCTGATCGCGGGGGCGGGCGGTACGGCGATCTGCGCGGATCTCGGGGCGCGGAAGATCCGCGAGGAGATCGACGCGATGCAGGTGCTCGGCATCGATCCCATCCACCGGCTGGTCGTTCCGCGCGTGCTGGCTTCGATGGTGGTGGCGGTGCTGCTCAACGGACTGGTGTCGGTGGTCGGTGTCGCGGGCGGCTATTTCTTCAACGTCGTTCTGCAGAACGGCACTCCGGGCGCCTATCTCGCCTCCTTCACCACGCTCGCCCAGCTCTCCGACCTGTGGGCGGCCGAGATCAAGGCGCTGGTGTTCGGTGCGATCGCCGCGATCGTCGCCTCGTACAAGGGACTGACCGCGAAGGGCGGCCCGAAGGGTGTGGGCGACGCGGTGAACCAGTCGGTGGTGATCACCTTCATGTTGCTGTTCGTGACGAACTTCGTGATCACCGCGGTGTACTTCCAAGTCGTCCCGCAGAGGGGTTAG
- a CDS encoding MCE family protein, which yields MNNLKRRVALVTALALVVTLTYVLWPRSKPVHVTAYFPRTVGIYPGSDVRVLGVRIGEVEKITPEGGRVRVELEYDAGRKVPAGAKAAIINSSVVSDRYVQLLPVYRHGPTMRNGDVIPQTRTAVPVELDRIFDSLHTTAEALGPKGANKDGSLSRLLGVSADNLDGQGDNLHQTVEDLSQAVTTLSDGRTDLFGTVRNLQVFTAALAADDQSVRSFNTSLAKVAGQLAGERKDLAAALLNLGTALGDVSDFVKKNKKSLTSNVAGLSKVTKVLVTQRAALDELLKVAPTGLSNLNNAYNPSAGTLDTRNNPDRPQDPASLLCSVLRTTGDEGGKNPDCKELKELFDSLPKVPRGSAGTGTVDRTLGGILGVSA from the coding sequence GTGAACAACCTGAAGCGGCGCGTGGCCCTGGTCACCGCACTCGCCCTCGTCGTCACGCTCACCTACGTGCTGTGGCCACGCTCAAAGCCCGTGCACGTCACCGCGTACTTCCCGCGCACCGTCGGCATCTATCCGGGCTCGGACGTCCGCGTCCTCGGCGTCCGGATCGGCGAGGTCGAGAAGATCACGCCGGAGGGCGGCCGGGTGCGGGTGGAGCTGGAGTACGACGCAGGCCGCAAGGTCCCGGCCGGCGCCAAGGCCGCGATCATCAACTCCTCGGTGGTCAGCGACCGTTACGTGCAGCTGCTGCCGGTCTACCGCCATGGCCCGACGATGCGGAACGGCGACGTCATCCCCCAGACGCGGACGGCCGTACCGGTCGAGCTGGACCGGATCTTCGACAGTCTGCACACGACGGCCGAAGCGCTCGGCCCCAAGGGCGCCAACAAGGACGGCTCACTGTCACGCCTTCTCGGGGTGAGCGCGGACAACCTCGACGGCCAGGGCGACAACCTCCATCAGACGGTCGAGGACCTCTCGCAGGCCGTCACCACCCTGTCCGACGGCCGCACGGACCTCTTCGGCACGGTGCGGAACCTTCAGGTCTTCACGGCGGCCCTGGCCGCGGACGACCAGAGCGTGCGATCGTTCAACACCAGCCTCGCCAAGGTCGCCGGGCAACTCGCGGGCGAACGCAAGGATCTCGCCGCCGCGCTGCTGAATCTGGGGACTGCGCTCGGTGACGTGTCGGACTTCGTGAAGAAGAACAAGAAGTCACTGACCTCGAACGTGGCGGGCCTGAGCAAGGTGACCAAGGTGCTCGTCACCCAACGGGCCGCACTGGACGAGCTGTTGAAGGTCGCCCCGACGGGTCTGTCGAACCTGAACAACGCCTACAACCCGTCCGCGGGCACCCTCGACACCCGCAACAACCCCGACCGACCTCAGGATCCGGCCTCACTGCTGTGCTCCGTGCTGAGGACGACCGGCGACGAAGGCGGCAAGAACCCCGACTGCAAGGAGCTGAAGGAACTCTTCGACTCCCTGCCGAAGGTGCCTCGGGGATCCGCGGGGACGGGCACGGTCGACCGGACGCTCGGCGGAATCCTGGGGGTGAGCGCATGA
- a CDS encoding MCE family protein: MVPFRERNPVVIGAVGLTTLALLTAAAFNVDSLPLIGDGDTYSAAFSEAGGLKPGDEVRIAGVKVGKVEDVDLEGDHVKITFKIKGDPGFGTETGASIRVKTILGAKYLALQPKGPGQLKPGSEIPLKRTVPAYDVVQAFSDLTTTTEQVDTDRLAKALDTISTTFQDSPTEVRASIKGLSKISRTVASRDKALGELLDHANGVTGVLAEHTEDFTALVKDGDQLFKEISKRRKAIHKLLKSSAALGIELSGLVEDNDNEIGPALKGLNRVVEMLERNQSSLDRSVELLAPYVRLFTNTLGNGRWFDSYVQNLVAAPVVPRTGGSQ; encoded by the coding sequence CTGGTCCCGTTCCGTGAGCGCAATCCCGTGGTGATCGGGGCCGTCGGCCTCACCACACTCGCGCTGTTGACCGCGGCCGCGTTCAACGTCGACAGCCTGCCGCTGATCGGCGACGGCGACACATACAGCGCCGCCTTCTCGGAGGCGGGTGGCCTCAAGCCCGGCGACGAGGTGCGCATCGCCGGCGTCAAGGTCGGCAAGGTCGAGGACGTCGATCTGGAGGGAGACCACGTCAAGATCACCTTCAAGATCAAGGGCGATCCCGGGTTCGGCACCGAGACCGGCGCCTCCATCCGGGTCAAGACGATCCTCGGCGCCAAATACCTCGCGCTGCAACCCAAGGGACCCGGTCAGCTCAAGCCCGGCAGCGAGATACCTCTGAAGAGGACGGTCCCGGCGTACGACGTCGTACAGGCGTTCAGCGATCTCACCACCACCACGGAACAGGTCGACACCGACCGGCTGGCGAAAGCCCTCGACACCATCTCCACCACCTTCCAGGACTCCCCCACCGAGGTACGGGCGTCCATCAAGGGCCTGTCCAAGATCTCCCGGACGGTGGCCTCACGGGACAAGGCACTCGGCGAACTCCTCGACCACGCGAACGGTGTCACGGGCGTACTGGCCGAACACACCGAGGACTTCACCGCACTCGTCAAGGACGGCGACCAGCTGTTCAAGGAGATCAGCAAGCGGCGCAAGGCGATCCACAAACTGCTGAAGAGCTCCGCCGCGCTCGGCATCGAACTGTCCGGCCTGGTCGAGGACAACGACAACGAGATCGGGCCGGCGCTCAAGGGCCTCAACCGCGTGGTCGAGATGCTCGAACGCAATCAGTCGAGCCTCGACCGGAGCGTCGAGCTGCTTGCCCCGTACGTCCGGCTCTTCACCAACACCTTGGGCAACGGCCGCTGGTTCGACTCCTACGTCCAGAACCTGGTCGCCGCTCCGGTGGTGCCGCGCACGGGAGGCTCGCAGTGA
- a CDS encoding MCE family protein, giving the protein MRTSSARQTAAPLIKFSLFALVTILATALLAATIVNISLTPQHTYRAVFADVTGLEKGDDIRVAGVRVGEVEGIRIKDRTLAEVTFTVTADRPLLNSTGAVIRYRNLVGQRYVALTEGVGDGTRLKSGATIPLSRTQPALDLNALLNGFKPLFAALSPQDVNQLATEIIRTLQGEGGTVNSLLVHTASLTTTLAGRDKLIGSVIDNLNTVLGTLDKRGARFSGLLKQLRRLISGLSADRKPIGRSLVSIGDLTDATSGLLKDARPPLKDDIAELTDLTGTLNRNDKTVEGVLKRLPNKLGELTGTASYGSWFNFYLCDFDGRIVLPKTKQMLTPELHVARARCGA; this is encoded by the coding sequence ATGAGGACATCGAGTGCCCGGCAGACCGCCGCCCCGCTCATCAAGTTCAGCCTCTTCGCGCTGGTGACGATCCTGGCGACGGCACTGCTCGCCGCCACCATCGTCAACATCTCCCTCACGCCCCAGCACACCTATCGCGCGGTGTTCGCCGACGTGACCGGCCTGGAGAAGGGTGACGACATCCGGGTGGCCGGGGTGCGGGTCGGCGAGGTCGAGGGGATCCGGATCAAGGACCGGACACTGGCCGAGGTCACCTTCACCGTCACCGCGGACCGTCCGCTGCTGAACAGCACCGGCGCGGTCATCCGCTACCGGAACCTGGTCGGACAGCGTTACGTCGCCCTGACCGAGGGGGTGGGAGACGGCACCCGACTGAAGTCCGGAGCCACCATCCCTCTCTCGCGCACGCAGCCCGCGCTGGACCTCAACGCGTTGCTGAACGGCTTCAAGCCCCTGTTCGCGGCGCTCAGCCCGCAGGACGTCAACCAACTCGCCACCGAGATCATCCGAACGCTGCAGGGCGAGGGCGGCACCGTCAACAGCCTGCTGGTGCACACCGCCTCGCTCACCACGACGCTGGCCGGCCGCGACAAGCTGATCGGCTCGGTGATCGACAACCTCAACACCGTGCTGGGGACGCTGGACAAGCGGGGCGCCCGCTTCTCCGGGCTGCTCAAGCAGCTGCGCCGACTGATCTCGGGGCTGTCCGCCGACCGCAAGCCCATCGGTCGGTCGCTGGTGAGCATCGGCGACCTGACGGACGCCACCTCGGGACTGCTCAAGGACGCACGTCCGCCGCTGAAGGACGACATCGCCGAGCTGACCGATCTCACCGGAACGCTGAACAGGAACGACAAGACCGTGGAGGGCGTGCTGAAGCGGCTGCCGAACAAGCTGGGCGAGCTGACGGGGACGGCGTCCTACGGCTCGTGGTTCAACTTCTACCTGTGCGACTTCGACGGCCGGATCGTGCTGCCGAAGACGAAGCAGATGCTCACTCCCGAGCTGCATGTGGCGAGGGCGAGGTGCGGCGCATGA
- a CDS encoding MlaE family ABC transporter permease has product MRLLERPLRSLEELGTQLSFYGRSLAWTGRTLRRYKKEILRLLAEVSFGRGALAVVGGTVGVIAFLSFFTGTEVGLQGYAALNQLGTSNFVAFLSAYFNTREIAPLVAGLALSATVGAGFTAQLGAMRISEETDALEVMGVPSLPFLVTTRMIAGFVAVVPLYVIGLLSSYLAARTITTGYYGQSAGTYDHYFQQYLPPVDVLWSFGKVLVFAVLIILVHCFYGYHASGGPAGVGVAVGRAVRTSIVAINVLDFFLSLAIWGANTTVRIAG; this is encoded by the coding sequence ATGCGACTTCTCGAACGACCACTGCGCTCTCTGGAAGAGCTCGGCACCCAACTCTCCTTCTACGGCCGCTCGCTGGCCTGGACCGGCCGCACGCTGCGCCGCTACAAGAAGGAGATCCTGCGGCTGCTCGCCGAGGTGAGCTTCGGCCGTGGTGCCCTCGCCGTCGTGGGCGGCACGGTCGGCGTCATCGCCTTCCTGTCGTTCTTCACCGGCACGGAGGTGGGCCTGCAGGGGTATGCCGCGCTCAATCAGCTCGGCACCTCCAACTTCGTGGCGTTCCTCTCGGCGTACTTCAACACCCGTGAGATCGCCCCGCTGGTGGCCGGGCTCGCGCTCTCCGCGACCGTCGGCGCCGGGTTCACCGCTCAGCTCGGCGCGATGCGGATCAGCGAGGAGACCGACGCGCTCGAAGTCATGGGCGTCCCCTCGCTGCCGTTCCTGGTGACCACCCGGATGATCGCCGGCTTCGTCGCCGTCGTCCCGCTGTACGTCATCGGCCTGCTGTCCTCGTATCTCGCCGCCCGCACCATCACCACCGGCTACTACGGGCAGTCGGCGGGCACCTACGACCACTACTTCCAGCAGTATCTGCCGCCGGTCGACGTGCTGTGGTCCTTCGGGAAGGTGCTCGTCTTCGCCGTGCTGATCATCCTGGTGCACTGCTTCTACGGCTACCACGCGAGCGGCGGCCCGGCGGGCGTGGGTGTCGCCGTGGGCCGCGCCGTGCGGACGTCGATCGTCGCGATCAACGTTCTCGACTTCTTCCTCTCGTTGGCGATCTGGGGCGCCAACACGACCGTTCGGATTGCGGGGTGA
- a CDS encoding MCE family protein: protein MITRMVKAQLLAFATVTAVGVSYVGAEYTGLLDDLLDRGYTVQADFADSGGVFPGAEVTYRGVPVGRVGTLRLTGSGGVSVSLDIEDGAPRIPADTLAVVANRSAVGEQYVDLQPRTSNGPYLLDGSAIPRGSTRVPLPTTDLVLSLDRLVNSVGKDDLQVTVDELGRAFAGTGPNLSRLVDSGNALVTSASDSLSQTIALIEDSRKVLKTQADQGSSIKSFARDLAALTAQLKSSDGDLRKLIGNATPAAQQVNSLLKSTGPRLSVLLANLISGGQVTVAHLPGVEQALVTFPALVSGSYTVVPGDGTTHFGLVVNADDPPPCTQGYGTTRRDPADTRTREANADAHCTAPRGSKSSVRGAQNAPGPTAAPGGANRTAYVTPYDPETGTATGPDGRPVEIGSSGGQQAVFGKESWQWLLVGPMA, encoded by the coding sequence GTGATCACACGGATGGTCAAGGCCCAACTGCTCGCCTTCGCCACCGTCACCGCCGTCGGGGTGTCCTACGTCGGCGCCGAGTACACCGGCCTGCTCGACGACCTCCTGGACCGCGGCTACACGGTGCAGGCGGACTTCGCCGACTCCGGGGGAGTCTTCCCGGGCGCCGAGGTCACCTACCGGGGGGTACCGGTGGGCCGGGTCGGCACGCTGCGGCTGACGGGCTCCGGCGGTGTCTCGGTCTCCCTCGACATCGAGGACGGCGCACCGCGCATCCCGGCGGACACCCTCGCCGTGGTGGCGAACCGTTCGGCGGTGGGCGAGCAGTACGTCGATCTACAGCCCCGCACGTCCAACGGCCCGTACCTGCTCGACGGAAGCGCCATCCCGCGCGGCAGCACCCGCGTACCGCTGCCCACCACGGACCTGGTCCTCAGTCTGGACCGGCTCGTGAACTCGGTCGGCAAGGACGATCTGCAAGTCACCGTCGACGAGTTGGGCCGCGCCTTCGCCGGCACCGGACCGAACCTGAGCCGGCTGGTGGACTCGGGCAACGCGCTCGTCACGTCGGCGTCCGACTCGCTGTCCCAGACGATCGCGCTCATCGAGGACTCGCGGAAGGTCCTCAAGACACAGGCCGACCAGGGCTCCTCCATCAAGTCGTTCGCGCGCGACCTGGCGGCGCTCACCGCACAGTTGAAGTCGAGCGACGGGGACCTTCGCAAGCTGATCGGCAACGCGACGCCGGCCGCGCAACAGGTGAACTCGCTGTTGAAGTCAACCGGGCCACGGCTGTCGGTCCTGCTGGCCAACCTGATCAGCGGCGGCCAGGTCACGGTGGCGCACCTGCCGGGTGTGGAGCAGGCGCTCGTCACCTTCCCGGCGCTGGTCTCGGGCAGTTACACCGTCGTTCCGGGCGACGGCACCACCCACTTCGGCCTGGTGGTCAACGCCGACGACCCGCCGCCGTGCACCCAGGGCTACGGGACGACGCGCCGTGACCCGGCGGACACCCGCACGCGCGAGGCGAACGCCGACGCGCACTGCACCGCCCCGCGCGGGAGCAAGTCGTCGGTCCGGGGCGCCCAGAACGCCCCCGGCCCCACGGCAGCTCCCGGCGGCGCGAACCGGACGGCGTACGTCACGCCGTACGACCCGGAGACCGGCACCGCCACCGGCCCGGACGGAAGGCCCGTCGAGATCGGCTCTTCGGGCGGCCAACAGGCGGTCTTCGGAAAGGAGTCGTGGCAATGGTTGCTCGTCGGACCGATGGCATGA
- a CDS encoding MCE family protein — MRVLRLRLYGVVFIAVLALLLSLSVAVYQQAFTPAVRIRLEADSLGNQLDPRADVKLRGLLVGEVRAVHADGTKATLDIALKPEYVAHIPSDVHARLLPKTLFGEKYVDLVAPVHTSARPIHAGDVITQDRTRVGIELQQLMNDLLPLLRTVQPGKLNATLSAFATALEGRGDRIGDNLTRVEDYLHRLNPHLPSLTEDFARLADVAEVYGDAAPDLMEILRNTVTTSRTLVEQHGRLASALTTTATAAGTTEDFLDANGDRLITLGRVSRPTLGLFARYSPEYPCLLAGLVREEQASEQAFRGGKMHITLEVVRQQGAYEPGEEPRYDDRSGPNCRDLPHPPVPAPGVHLNDGSSKGSSTGPLGVSATRAEQRAVGSLVAPVMGVPADEVPPVTTLLFGPMARGTAVSVA; from the coding sequence ATGAGGGTGCTGAGACTACGGCTGTACGGCGTCGTGTTCATCGCCGTGCTCGCCCTGCTGCTGTCCCTGTCCGTCGCCGTCTACCAGCAGGCGTTCACCCCGGCCGTACGGATCAGGCTGGAGGCCGACAGCCTCGGCAACCAGCTCGATCCGCGCGCCGACGTCAAGCTGCGCGGGCTGCTGGTCGGCGAGGTCCGCGCGGTGCACGCCGACGGGACGAAGGCGACGCTCGACATCGCGCTCAAGCCGGAGTACGTCGCGCACATCCCGTCCGACGTGCACGCACGCCTGCTGCCCAAGACGCTGTTCGGCGAGAAGTACGTCGACCTGGTCGCGCCCGTGCACACCTCGGCCCGCCCCATCCACGCCGGGGACGTCATCACCCAGGACCGCACCCGCGTCGGCATCGAGCTCCAGCAGCTGATGAACGACCTGCTGCCGCTGCTGCGGACCGTGCAGCCCGGCAAGCTCAACGCCACGCTTTCGGCATTCGCCACCGCCCTGGAGGGACGCGGCGACCGGATCGGCGACAACCTCACGCGCGTCGAGGACTATCTGCACCGGCTCAATCCCCATCTGCCCTCCCTCACCGAGGACTTCGCGCGCCTGGCCGATGTCGCCGAGGTGTACGGCGACGCGGCTCCCGACCTGATGGAGATCCTGCGCAACACCGTCACGACCAGCCGCACCCTGGTCGAGCAGCACGGCCGGCTGGCCTCCGCGCTCACCACGACGGCGACCGCCGCCGGCACCACGGAGGACTTCCTGGACGCGAACGGCGACCGGCTGATCACCCTCGGCCGGGTCTCCCGCCCCACGCTCGGACTCTTCGCCCGCTACTCGCCCGAGTATCCCTGCCTCCTGGCCGGCCTGGTCCGCGAGGAGCAGGCCTCCGAGCAGGCGTTCCGGGGCGGCAAGATGCACATCACCCTCGAAGTCGTACGACAGCAGGGGGCGTACGAGCCCGGTGAGGAGCCGCGCTACGACGACCGCTCGGGACCGAACTGCCGTGACCTGCCCCATCCCCCGGTGCCCGCACCCGGGGTGCACCTCAACGATGGTTCGAGCAAGGGGAGTTCGACCGGTCCGCTCGGTGTGTCCGCCACGCGGGCCGAGCAGCGTGCCGTCGGCTCGCTCGTGGCGCCCGTCATGGGCGTGCCCGCCGACGAGGTGCCGCCGGTCACGACGCTGCTGTTCGGGCCGATGGCCCGCGGGACGGCGGTGAGCGTCGCATGA
- a CDS encoding ABC transporter ATP-binding protein has product MGVEICVEGLTKSFGHQVIWQDVSLTLPAGEVSVMLGPSGTGKSVFLKTLVGLLKPDRGCVKVAGRDITRLREHDLYEVRKLFGVLFQDGALFGSMSLYDNIAFPLREHTRKSESEIRRIVLEKMDMVGLIGSEGKLPGEISGGMRKRAGLARALVLDPEIILFDEPDSGLDPVRVAYLNQLIVDLNAQIDATFLIVTHDIASARQVPDNIGLLFRRELVVFGPREQLLTSDEPVVRQFLNGRMQGPIGMAEEKDAAQVQQELAQLVDQAPVREPTPRLLPGPGIIRPPRWEAIARREAELRRKEVADR; this is encoded by the coding sequence ATGGGTGTCGAGATCTGCGTGGAAGGGCTGACCAAGTCCTTCGGTCACCAGGTCATCTGGCAGGACGTCTCGCTGACGCTGCCCGCCGGGGAGGTCTCGGTCATGCTCGGCCCCTCGGGCACGGGCAAGTCGGTGTTCCTCAAGACGCTCGTCGGGCTGCTGAAGCCGGACCGTGGTTGCGTGAAGGTCGCCGGTCGTGACATCACCAGGCTGCGCGAACACGATCTCTACGAGGTGCGGAAGCTGTTCGGCGTGCTGTTCCAGGACGGCGCGCTGTTCGGCTCGATGAGCCTGTACGACAACATCGCCTTCCCGCTGCGCGAGCACACCCGTAAGTCCGAGAGCGAGATCCGGCGCATCGTGCTGGAGAAGATGGACATGGTCGGGCTGATCGGCTCGGAGGGGAAGCTGCCCGGTGAGATCTCCGGCGGGATGCGCAAGCGCGCGGGCCTGGCGCGGGCGCTCGTGCTGGACCCCGAGATCATCCTCTTCGACGAACCCGACTCCGGCCTCGACCCGGTGCGCGTCGCCTATCTCAACCAGCTGATCGTCGACCTCAACGCACAGATCGACGCGACCTTCCTGATCGTCACCCATGACATCGCCTCGGCCCGCCAGGTCCCGGACAACATCGGGCTGCTGTTCCGCCGCGAGCTGGTCGTGTTCGGCCCGCGCGAGCAGTTGCTGACCAGCGACGAACCCGTCGTACGGCAGTTCCTGAACGGCCGGATGCAGGGTCCGATCGGCATGGCGGAGGAGAAGGACGCCGCGCAGGTGCAGCAGGAGCTGGCCCAACTCGTCGACCAGGCACCCGTCCGCGAACCGACACCCCGGCTGCTGCCGGGCCCCGGCATCATCCGTCCGCCCCGCTGGGAGGCGATCGCGCGACGGGAGGCCGAACTGCGCCGGAAGGAGGTGGCGGACCGATGA
- a CDS encoding sigma-70 family RNA polymerase sigma factor gives MATDMSDMPAEIQAAHDRWQRMWSHREQLLKVARRRSMSLEDAEDAVHEAMLRAAERPDLDDERLGAWLTTVTMRLCVDRYRQVNREDQVRSSPTLVAPCPVPIEEAVCDRAEARWLAVRSGELPARQAEALRLKSEDLDVGQVAVRMGLSYRTVESLLARARRTLRNSLAATLGFALFLFGRGRLRAGGKAQAVAAASTAATLAVAGFVLPHVLGGGGPDTAPLPTASSVSGIPAEPVRPDGTARTPASNARELSAPATASGATESPADHRSALLPLTVPPLPKASLSPLPAVPRVSDLPSVPALPDLPGTSTIPTALPSVIPTTPTGISASTTLP, from the coding sequence ATGGCGACGGACATGTCGGACATGCCGGCGGAGATACAGGCGGCCCACGACCGTTGGCAGCGCATGTGGAGCCACCGCGAGCAGCTGCTCAAGGTGGCCCGGCGCAGATCGATGAGCCTGGAGGACGCCGAGGACGCGGTGCACGAGGCGATGCTGCGCGCCGCGGAGCGGCCCGACCTGGACGACGAGCGTCTCGGCGCCTGGCTGACGACCGTGACCATGCGTCTGTGTGTCGACCGGTATCGCCAGGTCAATCGCGAGGACCAGGTGCGCAGCAGTCCCACGCTCGTCGCGCCGTGCCCGGTGCCCATCGAAGAGGCGGTGTGCGATCGGGCCGAGGCCAGGTGGCTGGCCGTGCGCAGCGGGGAGCTGCCCGCGCGCCAGGCCGAGGCGCTCCGGCTGAAGTCGGAGGACCTCGACGTCGGCCAGGTCGCCGTGCGGATGGGGCTGAGCTACCGGACCGTCGAGTCGCTGCTCGCCCGGGCCCGGCGCACGCTGCGCAACTCGCTGGCCGCGACGCTCGGGTTCGCGCTGTTCCTGTTCGGGCGGGGACGGCTGCGGGCGGGCGGCAAGGCACAGGCCGTGGCGGCCGCGTCGACGGCGGCGACCCTGGCGGTCGCGGGGTTCGTGCTGCCGCACGTGCTCGGAGGGGGCGGGCCGGACACGGCGCCCCTGCCCACGGCATCCTCCGTCTCCGGGATCCCTGCCGAGCCCGTCCGGCCCGACGGCACCGCCCGGACACCCGCCTCGAACGCCCGCGAGCTGTCGGCCCCCGCGACGGCTTCCGGAGCGACGGAGTCCCCCGCTGATCACCGCAGTGCACTGCTGCCACTGACGGTGCCGCCCTTGCCGAAGGCCTCCCTGTCACCCTTGCCGGCCGTCCCGCGCGTGTCGGACCTCCCGAGTGTTCCCGCCCTTCCCGATCTGCCGGGGACGTCCACGATCCCGACGGCTCTTCCGTCCGTGATCCCAACGACTCCCACCGGAATATCGGCGTCGACCACACTGCCGTAG
- a CDS encoding MCE family protein: MNALRKGGALAWAAVGSLLLSGCEFNGWYDVQLPGGAAADGHAYHVTVEFRDVLDLVPQSAVKVDNVTVGAVEKVELDGWHARVRLRVADSVRLPANAVAELRQTSMLGEKYVALSAPSGTAPVGRLGDGDRIPLSRSGRNPEIEEVLSALSALLNGGGVAQLKTITVELNKALDGRENRVRSLLKELNTFIGGLDDQRKDVVRALKAVDRLAQRLGKEKKSIAQAVDTMPPALKVLADQRRDLTRMLTALSKLGTTGTKVVEASHDDTVANLEKLRPILQQLNKAGDDLPNSLELLTTYPFPRNAVDAIKGDYVNLDITADLDLSDLYGNLTGGPGKTGGGSGGSQKPGTPDLPTLPGVPGVPTPTALPSTPGLPSASVPSAPPAPSGGGGPLCPPVCTSAYATRGTLPDGSEGPESPEGIDLALVELMLKGVQP, translated from the coding sequence ATGAACGCACTGCGCAAGGGCGGGGCGCTCGCCTGGGCGGCCGTCGGCTCGCTGCTGCTGTCCGGCTGCGAGTTCAACGGCTGGTACGACGTCCAGCTGCCCGGCGGAGCCGCCGCAGACGGCCACGCCTACCACGTCACCGTCGAGTTCCGTGACGTCCTCGACCTGGTGCCGCAGTCGGCGGTGAAGGTCGACAACGTCACCGTGGGCGCCGTGGAGAAGGTCGAGCTGGACGGCTGGCACGCGCGCGTACGACTGAGGGTCGCCGACTCGGTGAGGCTGCCCGCCAACGCGGTCGCCGAACTACGGCAGACCAGCATGCTCGGCGAGAAGTACGTCGCACTCTCCGCCCCGTCCGGCACGGCCCCCGTGGGCCGGCTCGGCGACGGCGACCGCATCCCGCTCTCCCGCAGCGGCCGCAACCCGGAGATCGAGGAGGTGCTGTCCGCACTGTCCGCGCTTCTCAACGGCGGCGGAGTGGCCCAGCTCAAGACCATCACCGTGGAGCTGAACAAGGCCCTGGACGGCCGCGAGAACCGGGTGAGGTCGCTGCTCAAGGAGCTGAACACGTTCATCGGCGGTCTGGACGACCAGCGCAAGGACGTCGTCCGCGCCCTCAAGGCCGTCGACCGCCTCGCCCAACGGCTCGGGAAGGAGAAGAAGTCGATCGCCCAGGCAGTGGACACGATGCCGCCCGCCCTGAAGGTCCTCGCCGACCAGCGGCGTGATCTGACGAGGATGCTCACGGCTCTGTCGAAGCTGGGCACGACGGGCACCAAGGTGGTCGAGGCGTCGCACGACGACACGGTCGCGAACCTCGAAAAGCTGCGTCCGATCCTGCAGCAGCTGAACAAGGCGGGCGACGACCTCCCCAACTCCCTGGAGCTGCTGACGACTTACCCCTTCCCGCGCAACGCGGTGGACGCCATCAAGGGCGACTACGTCAACCTGGACATCACCGCCGATCTCGATCTGTCCGACCTCTACGGGAACCTGACGGGCGGGCCCGGCAAGACCGGCGGGGGAAGCGGTGGTTCCCAGAAGCCCGGGACTCCCGACCTGCCGACGCTCCCAGGCGTGCCGGGCGTCCCGACGCCCACCGCACTGCCGAGCACGCCCGGCCTGCCGTCCGCTTCGGTGCCGTCGGCCCCACCGGCCCCGTCTGGCGGGGGCGGGCCGCTGTGCCCACCGGTGTGCACCAGCGCCTACGCCACCCGCGGAACGCTGCCCGACGGGTCCGAGGGTCCCGAGAGTCCCGAGGGGATCGATCTCGCGCTCGTGGAGCTGATGCTGAAGGGAGTTCAGCCGTGA